A single region of the Anoplolepis gracilipes chromosome 1, ASM4749672v1, whole genome shotgun sequence genome encodes:
- the Gk1 gene encoding glycerol kinase 3: MPENVIKRTTGPYIGAIDEGTSSARFLVFDVLRRKVVALHQIEIKQKYPQEGWVEQDPKEILQAVIGCIQETVKKMKKMGLSISDIKAIGITNQRETTVIWDKDTGEPLHNAIVWHDMRTTTTLENILDKIPNKTRNKNYLKPLCGLPMAPYFSALKIRWLIDNISRVKHAVDAKKCAFGTIDTWLIWNLTKGQLHITDVSNASRTMLMNIETLKWDPLLCSFFSIPQHILPEIRSSAEVYGYISNPEALAGIPIAGCVGDQQGALLGQLCLKPGQAKATYGTGCFLLYNTGNVKIDSTQGLITTVAYKIARSPVVYALEGSVAVAGAAFSWLRDNMQLFNNMTQIQDMAERVKSSGDVYFVPAFSGLYAPYWQQDARGVICGITEDTEQYHIVRAALEAVCFQTRDMLEAMVKDSETKLTMLQVDGGMTVNNLLMQLQADLTGITVVRPNMVETTALGAAILAAIGADLIDINEVDVSQVTKFSPMIGENERDLRYSKWKMAIERSMKWDCSTTLVNN, encoded by the exons ATGCCTGAGAACGTTATAAAAAGGACCACTGGACCTTACATAGGTGCTATCGATGAAGGAACGAGTAGCGCTAGATTTTTA gTGTTTGATGTACTACGCAGGAAGGTAGTTGCTTTGCATCAGATTGAAATCAAGCAGAAATATCCTCAAGAAGGATGGGTGGAGCAGGATCCAAAAGAGATATTACAAGCTGTCATAGGATGTATACAAGAAACtgtaaaaaagatgaaaaagatGGGTTTATCAATTTCGGATATCAAAGCTATTGGAATTACTAACCAAAGAGAAACAACAGTGATTTGGGACAAGGATACCGGAGAGCCTTTGCATAATGCAATTG TATGGCATGACATGAGGACAACAACAACTTTAGAAAACATATTGGATAAGATCCCTAATAAAACTAGAAACAAGAATTATTTGAAACCTCTATGTGGTTTACCAATGGCTCCATATTTTAGTGCTCTCAAGATACGCTGGTTGATAGATAACATTTCACGTGTGAAGCACGCAGTGGATGCAAAAAAGTGTGCTTTTGGAACAATTGATACATGGCTCATTTGG AATCTCACGAAAGGTCAGTTGCACATTACGGATGTATCAAATGCATCTCGCACAATGTTAATGAACATTGAAACATTAAAGTGGGATCCTTTATTATGCAGTTTCTTCAGTATTCCGCAACATATTCTTCCTGAAATACGGTCCAGTGCAGAAGTCTATGGCTATATTTCAAATCCTGAAGCTCTTGCAGGCATACCTATAGCAGGT tGTGTAGGCGATCAACAGGGAGCTCTTCTTGGTCAATTATGTCTGAAGCCTGGTCAAGCAAAGGCAACATATGGTACAGGATGCTTTCTACTTTACAATACAGGGAATGTA AAGATTGATTCAACGCAAGGTTTAATAACCACTGTTGCTTACAAAATTGCACGATCTCCAGTTGTTTACGCACTAGAAGGATCTGTCGCTGTTGCTGGAGCTGCTTTTTCCTGGCTGCGAGATAATATGCAACTTTTCAATAATATGACACAAATACAAGATATGGCAGAGCGTGTAAAATCTTCTGGCGACGTGTACTTTGTACCAGCTTTCTCAGGGCTGTACGCGCCCTATTGGCAGCAAGATGCGCGCgg aGTAATTTGCGGTATTACCGAAGATACGGAACAGTACCATATTGTACGAGCAGCATTAGAAGCAGTCTGCTTCCAAACGAGAGATATGTTAGAGGCAATGGTGAAAGATTCAGAAACAAAACTGACAATGCTGCAAGTTGATGGCGGTATGACTgtgaataatttgttaatgcAATTACAAGCGGACTTAACGGGGATAACTGTcg TGAGACCAAACATGGTTGAAACAACAGCACTAGGTGCTGCCATTTTAGCTGCCATTGGTGCAGacttaattgatataaatgaaGTGGATGTGTCTCAAGTAACTAAGTTTTCACCTATGATTGGTGAAAATG agagagaTCTCAGATATTCCAAGTGGAAAATGGCTATTGAAAGATCCATGAAATGGGATTGTTCTACAactttagtaaataattaa